From Rhineura floridana isolate rRhiFlo1 chromosome 5, rRhiFlo1.hap2, whole genome shotgun sequence, a single genomic window includes:
- the LOC133385991 gene encoding disintegrin and metalloproteinase domain-containing protein 20-like — protein sequence MNGSLAWLLMMFLRNLMSETSGQSPPQGFRYASYEVTIPRKLSFRYGLEEAQDVSYLLQIEGKGQVVQLRQKTGLVPKHFPVFTYNKQGDLQVDYPFIRDDCFYSGFVQGKPHSLVTLSTCSGGLRGLLQLKNETYEIEPVQASATFQHVVYRLDVEEGAIRQKCGLTEEEQSHQEAMIQNTEHAGIKSAPAGRWWPHTRYAKVAIVVEHERYVKFNRNESDIAVKVLEMFHTVNSYFEPLSIQVSLAGLEIWSERNPIEISNDIGDVLWDFNKWRQNNLLKHLKNDAAHLLVYKGFRGIIGIAYLSQICSDSFGSAVDSLRTFRLYHFSELFAHELGHNLGMNHDGLYCKCDRQACIMSVSALLTDKFSNCSYQDYFRLRNRPCLFVPPDPDKMYQLKKCGNKVVENGEQCDCGSVTECHLDPCCKSNCMLHPCANCALGPCCDKCRYRPAGSLCRKKISVCDLPEYCNGTSEWCPEDTYVQDGAPCSDGAYCYHGHCTTHNRQCKMIFGKKATVASENCFRVLNIKGDRFGNCGLRHGTFKKCSAENVLCGRIQCDNINKLSSLEEHSTIIQSTIGDTQCWSTDYHSGMGTADIGAVRDGTPCGSDMMCVHGECQRVSLLKYDCNVTKCHHRGICNSYKHCHCDYGWAPPDCLKKGYGGSIDSGQPKERSDIIGGSILGSVFILAAAAVGVGLGVYYRIMRDNT from the coding sequence ATGAATGGCAGTCTGGCATGGCTGCTCATGATGTTCTTGAGGAATCTGATGAGTGAGACTTCTGGTCAATCACCGCCTCAGGGCTTTAGATATGCCTCCTATGAGGTGACCATCCCAAGGAAACTGAGCTTCAGATATGGCCTAGAGGAAGCCCAGGATGTCAGCTACCTACTGCAGATTGAGGGGAAGGGCCAAGTGGTGCAGCTCAGGCAGAAGACGGGCCTTGTCCCTAAGCACTTTCCTGTCTTCACGTACAATAAACAGGGGGACCTCCAGGTTGACTATCCTTTCATCAGGGATGATTGTTTCTACAGTGGTTTTGTACAGGGCAAGCCTCACTCTTTGGTCACTCTCAGCACTTGCTCAGGAGGACTCAGGGGTCTGTTGCAATTAAAAAATGAGACCTATGAAATTGAACCTGTTCAGGCATCTGCTACCTTTCAACATGTGGTGTATCGCCTAGATGTAGAGGAGGGTGCCATCCGCCAGAAGTGTGGGTTGACGGAGGAAGAGCAAAGTCATCAAGAAGCCATGATCCAGAACACAGAGCATGCAGGGATCAAAAGTGCCCCAGCAGGACGCTGGTGGCCACACACGAGATACGCAAAGGTGGCAATTGTGGTGGAACATGAACGATATGTTAAGTTTAACAGAAATGAAAGTGATATTGCTGTGAAAGTTCTTGAGATGTTCCATACTGTAAACTCATATTTTGAGCCATTATCTATTCAGGTGTCTCTCGCGGGACTGGAGATATGGTCAGAAAGGAATCCCATAGAAATTAGCAACGACATAGGGGACGTACTTTGGGATTTTAATAAATGGAGACAGAACAATCTACTTAAACATCTGAAGAATGATGCTGCTCACTTATTAGTATACAAAGGTTTTAGAGGGATTATTGGAATAGCATACTTATCACAAATTTGTAGCGACAGTTTTGGAAGTGCTGTTGATTCATTAAGAACTTTCAGGTTGTACCATTTTTCTGAGCTATTTGCTCATGAATTAGGACATAATCTTGGTATGAACCATGATGGGTTATACTGTAAATGTGATCGACAAGCCTGCATTATGTCTGTCTCAGCTTTACTCACTGATAAGTTTAGCAACTGCAGTTATCAAGATTATTTCAGACTAAGGAACCGTCCTTGCTTGTTTGTTCCACCAGATCCTGATAAAATGTACCAACTCAAGAAATGTGGGAACAAAGTAGTAGAAAATGGAGAGCAATGTGACTGTGGTTCAGTTACTGAATGTCATTTGGATCCATGTTGCAAATCCAATTGCATGTTGCATCCATGTGCCAATTGTGCTTTGGGACCATGCTGTGACAAGTGTCGGTACCGTCCAGCTGGATCCCTTTGCAGAAAGAAAATTAGTGTCTGTGATCTTCCTGAATActgcaatgggacttctgagtggtGTCCTGAAGATACCTATGTACAAGATGGTGCCCCATGCAGTGATGGTGCTTATTGCTATCACGGGCATTGTACCACCCACAACAGGCAGTGTAAAATGATATTTGGCAAGAAAGCAACAGTTGCTTCAGAGAATTGTTTCAGAGTGTTGAATATTAAAGGTGATCGCTTTGGCAACTGTGGCCTTAGACATGGTACTTTTAAGAAATGCAGTGCTGAGAATGTTCTATGTGGCCGAATCCAGTGtgataatattaataaattatccTCTTTGGAGGAACACAGCACCATCATTCAGTCGACCATTGGTGACACTCAATGCTGGAGTACAGACTACCACAGTGGAATGGGGACAGCTGATATTGGAGCAGTGAGAGATGGAACTCCTTGTGGCAGTGACATGATGTGTGTTCATGGGGAATGCCAGAGAGTGTCTCTCTTGAAGTATGATTGCAATGTCACAAAGTGCCATCATCGGGGGATATGCAACAGCTACAAACACTGTCATTGCGA